One Halomonas sp. THAF5a genomic region harbors:
- a CDS encoding cytochrome c biogenesis CcdA family protein: protein MESLSSIGLLGAFAGGLVSFFSPCTLPLLPAYLSVVTGGSAGKTDKRLEALILSSFFILGFTMIFIMLGLGASSIGQLLRGYRNEFNWITGGVVILLGVFMTGILRLPLLQRTLQFSPNVQGGSPLSATIFGVSFAIGWTPCIGPILGAILMATGSAVSAQAGMVYLTSYSLGLALPFLASTIFLNVMTQNSRKLGRWSAYTRPVAGTIVIVMGIAIATGTMTQLSSFMVGLFPSLATLG, encoded by the coding sequence TTGGAATCCTTGTCGTCCATTGGCTTGCTGGGCGCCTTCGCGGGTGGCCTAGTCTCATTCTTTTCCCCCTGTACCCTGCCCTTGCTCCCGGCATACCTGTCGGTGGTCACGGGAGGAAGCGCCGGGAAAACGGACAAGCGACTGGAAGCCCTGATTCTCAGTTCTTTCTTCATCCTGGGGTTCACCATGATCTTTATCATGCTGGGCTTGGGGGCCAGCAGCATAGGTCAGTTGCTTCGAGGCTATCGGAACGAGTTCAACTGGATTACGGGAGGCGTGGTCATCCTCCTAGGCGTCTTCATGACCGGTATACTTCGCTTGCCACTGCTGCAACGAACGCTGCAGTTTTCACCCAATGTCCAGGGTGGCTCACCGCTATCGGCAACCATCTTTGGCGTGTCCTTCGCCATTGGCTGGACACCCTGTATCGGTCCCATCCTGGGAGCCATCCTGATGGCGACCGGCAGTGCTGTCAGCGCCCAGGCCGGCATGGTCTATCTGACAAGCTATTCGCTTGGTCTGGCACTTCCTTTCTTGGCTAGCACGATCTTTCTGAACGTCATGACGCAAAACAGCCGGAAGCTCGGTAGGTGGAGTGCCTATACAAGACCTGTGGCGGGCACGATCGTGATCGTCATGGGGATTGCGATCGCGACAGGAACCATGACCCAGCTTTCAAGTTTCATGGTGGGACTCTTTCCTTCCCTTGCAACTCTGGGGTAG
- a CDS encoding helix-turn-helix domain-containing protein encodes MTNSVDTSHVPDRNIGIGELARRAGCKPETVRYYESIGLVSDATRTEGGQRRYGEEAVRRLTFIRHARDFGFSVEAVRELLAMSDQPDMPCQEVDAIAKHHLEEVESRLQRLSALRDELKRMVSQCAGGKVESCRIIEVLSDHQLCISDRAHGGAHDLG; translated from the coding sequence ATGACCAACTCTGTCGACACGTCCCACGTCCCGGATAGGAATATCGGCATCGGCGAACTGGCCCGGCGTGCCGGCTGCAAGCCCGAAACGGTTCGCTATTACGAGAGCATCGGGCTGGTGAGCGACGCGACACGTACCGAGGGCGGTCAACGCCGCTACGGAGAGGAAGCCGTCAGGCGGCTGACCTTCATCCGCCATGCCCGGGACTTCGGCTTCTCGGTGGAAGCGGTGCGTGAACTGCTGGCCATGTCAGACCAGCCCGACATGCCGTGTCAGGAGGTCGACGCCATTGCCAAGCACCACCTGGAGGAGGTCGAGTCGCGGTTGCAGCGGCTCTCCGCACTGCGTGACGAGCTCAAACGGATGGTCAGCCAGTGTGCCGGGGGGAAGGTCGAAAGCTGCCGGATCATCGAAGTGTTGAGCGATCATCAGCTTTGTATCAGCGACCGGGCCCACGGAGGCGCTCACGATCTGGGGTAG
- a CDS encoding ZIP family metal transporter yields the protein MEGVSPVTLGFLGSLAAGSMTAIGALPILISKAPDRAVRDLALGFAAGVMLAASFFSLIIPSLEASGLRYGGSVLPAAIACASILMGMGLVALLNERLPHEHFEQGREGPQAASLRRIWLFIIAITIHNLPEGLAVGVAFGAGGSEGGLPLAIGIGLQNAPEGLAVAVALLGEGYSRWRSWTIASLTGLVEPLGGLLGAGVVSMSQVLLPWGLAFAAGAMLYVISHEIIPETHRSGHQNKATLGLSVGLVLMLFLDVSLG from the coding sequence ATGGAAGGTGTCTCTCCAGTCACGCTGGGGTTTTTGGGTAGTCTTGCCGCCGGTTCGATGACCGCGATCGGAGCGCTACCTATCCTGATCAGCAAGGCGCCCGATCGTGCCGTTCGCGACCTGGCACTCGGATTCGCCGCCGGTGTCATGCTGGCGGCGTCCTTCTTTTCACTGATCATTCCCTCCCTGGAAGCCTCTGGACTGCGCTATGGCGGTAGCGTCTTGCCTGCCGCCATTGCCTGCGCGTCGATACTGATGGGGATGGGGCTGGTCGCCCTGCTGAATGAGCGACTCCCCCACGAGCATTTCGAGCAGGGGCGTGAAGGGCCACAGGCGGCATCGCTTCGCCGAATCTGGCTGTTCATCATTGCCATCACGATCCACAACCTGCCAGAGGGTCTGGCGGTTGGTGTGGCCTTTGGAGCAGGGGGAAGCGAAGGGGGACTTCCCCTTGCCATCGGTATCGGCCTGCAGAATGCGCCGGAAGGCCTGGCGGTGGCAGTGGCATTGCTGGGTGAAGGCTATTCACGCTGGCGATCCTGGACCATTGCCTCCCTCACCGGGCTGGTAGAGCCGCTGGGTGGCCTGCTAGGTGCGGGAGTCGTCAGCATGTCACAAGTGCTGCTCCCCTGGGGGCTGGCCTTCGCCGCCGGCGCCATGCTCTATGTCATCAGCCATGAGATCATTCCCGAGACCCACCGAAGCGGCCACCAGAACAAGGCAACGCTGGGGCTCTCGGTGGGATTGGTACTCATGCTGTTCCTGGATGTCTCGCTGGGCTAG
- a CDS encoding M23 family metallopeptidase has product MAPGDTLNALLQQLGVNAETRTQASTSLAERFDPRRLRPGDRLTVTSLTTGQPVSVAIERDSGIQYVVTLGERPSTRIVPPRLDTLTLGREVDIETSLYAALATEGIPTRFAMDLEVLLGGLMDTARDISGAERLQLLWEEDRREDGTRVGPPRLTYMGLADPSARLEMVWPKDQRAAVMLFKDGSLVETKRFPVLGARLTSAFGNRRHPVYGGVRRHDGVDLAAPRGTTVMATAPGRVSFVGRRGGYGRVVEVEHEMGTLSRYTHLSRFASGLSVGDAINAGDTLGEVGASGLTTGPNLHYEVRVGDRPVDPLEEGQRIILGESPTPQDYRSALFEARGRLKKAIGTSGLVALDNR; this is encoded by the coding sequence GTGGCGCCTGGGGATACCCTGAACGCACTGCTGCAGCAGCTTGGCGTGAATGCCGAGACGCGCACCCAAGCGTCGACATCGCTGGCGGAGAGGTTCGACCCAAGACGCTTGCGGCCTGGAGACCGTCTCACTGTCACCTCTCTGACGACCGGACAGCCGGTGTCGGTGGCCATCGAGCGTGACTCGGGTATTCAATACGTCGTTACGCTGGGGGAGCGGCCGTCGACGCGGATTGTCCCGCCTCGTCTCGACACCCTGACTCTGGGCCGTGAAGTGGACATCGAAACGTCCCTCTATGCCGCCTTGGCGACAGAGGGGATACCCACGCGTTTCGCCATGGACCTCGAGGTGCTGCTAGGCGGACTCATGGACACAGCCCGAGATATTTCGGGCGCGGAGCGCCTGCAGTTACTGTGGGAAGAGGATCGCCGAGAGGATGGCACGCGAGTCGGGCCTCCCCGTCTGACCTATATGGGATTGGCTGACCCGTCGGCACGACTGGAGATGGTGTGGCCGAAGGACCAGAGAGCCGCCGTGATGCTCTTCAAGGACGGTAGCCTTGTGGAAACGAAGCGGTTCCCGGTGCTCGGCGCACGCCTGACGTCCGCCTTCGGCAATCGACGCCATCCCGTTTACGGTGGGGTACGTCGTCATGACGGTGTCGACCTTGCCGCCCCTCGCGGCACCACGGTCATGGCGACGGCGCCGGGGCGGGTCTCCTTCGTCGGTCGCCGTGGAGGTTATGGTCGTGTCGTGGAGGTAGAGCACGAGATGGGCACTCTCAGTCGCTATACGCATCTCAGTCGCTTCGCCTCCGGCCTGTCGGTCGGGGACGCCATCAATGCCGGCGACACGCTGGGTGAAGTCGGGGCCTCCGGACTCACCACGGGGCCCAACCTGCACTACGAAGTGAGAGTGGGTGACCGACCTGTCGATCCCCTGGAGGAGGGGCAGCGCATCATTCTGGGGGAGTCACCGACACCCCAGGATTATCGAAGCGCGCTCTTCGAGGCTCGTGGTCGTCTGAAAAAAGCCATCGGTACGTCTGGTCTGGTCGCCTTGGATAATCGATAG
- a CDS encoding thioredoxin domain-containing protein has product MYKKATFILVGALMLIALIVIVARPSLLGMGAEAASQDGAQADNSLVRSHSPVLGPEEAPVTIVEFFDPACEACRAFYPLTKRIQEEYPDQVRLVVRYTPFHGDVSDTAIRVLEVARRQDVFQPVLEALLARQSQWAAHGSFDEAAILDIASEAGLDRAAAEEQLDSPEVQAVIDQDKEDVKANQIRQTPTFFVNGELLDPFGMQELVDAVNREVTEVAGEDDAS; this is encoded by the coding sequence ATGTACAAAAAAGCGACGTTTATCCTGGTTGGTGCGTTGATGCTGATCGCCCTTATCGTGATCGTAGCGAGACCCTCGCTGTTGGGCATGGGCGCCGAGGCGGCCAGCCAAGATGGCGCTCAGGCCGACAATTCGTTGGTGCGCTCACACTCGCCTGTTCTGGGGCCGGAAGAAGCGCCGGTGACCATCGTGGAGTTCTTCGACCCGGCCTGTGAGGCCTGCCGTGCCTTCTATCCGCTGACCAAGCGCATCCAGGAAGAGTATCCCGACCAAGTGCGGTTGGTGGTGCGCTACACGCCCTTCCACGGAGACGTGTCCGATACCGCCATTCGCGTGCTGGAAGTCGCCAGGCGCCAGGACGTCTTCCAGCCGGTGCTGGAAGCGTTGCTGGCCCGGCAGAGCCAGTGGGCGGCTCATGGCAGCTTCGATGAGGCCGCTATTCTGGATATCGCCAGCGAGGCCGGTCTGGACAGGGCTGCAGCAGAGGAACAACTTGACTCCCCTGAGGTACAAGCGGTCATTGACCAGGACAAGGAAGACGTCAAGGCCAACCAGATCCGCCAGACGCCGACCTTTTTCGTCAATGGTGAGCTGTTGGACCCCTTCGGCATGCAGGAACTGGTCGACGCCGTCAATCGTGAGGTGACCGAGGTCGCTGGCGAGGACGATGCGTCATGA
- a CDS encoding cation diffusion facilitator family transporter, whose translation MGHHHDHPHLDPTSGDRRVSIAIWANGILTVAQIVGGILAGSLALIADALHNFSDMAALVIAFAARKIARRPPDSQMTFGYGRIEIVAALINYTTLILVGLYLIYEGVMRMIDPPEIQGWIVVIIGIVALLVDALTALLTWSMQKHSVNIRALFLHNLSDAFASIAVIIGGSLILLYDMRWVDPAITIGIALYILYLAFTEIGTPIRTLMLGSPPDVDGQSVIDLLRSVEGVEDVHHVHLWQMQENTAALDCHVVTTEEGWQQLEAIKADIKAQLKARFDIGHSSLEFEHIDHAHEGANLYGHG comes from the coding sequence ATGGGACATCATCACGATCATCCCCATCTTGACCCCACCTCTGGTGACCGTCGGGTGAGCATTGCCATCTGGGCCAACGGGATATTGACCGTTGCTCAGATTGTTGGGGGTATCCTGGCCGGAAGCCTCGCGCTGATCGCGGATGCGCTGCATAATTTTTCCGACATGGCTGCCCTTGTCATTGCCTTTGCGGCCCGCAAGATCGCGAGGCGACCTCCTGACTCTCAGATGACGTTTGGCTATGGACGAATCGAGATTGTCGCAGCGCTGATCAACTACACGACCCTCATTCTTGTTGGGCTTTATCTAATTTATGAAGGCGTCATGCGCATGATCGATCCGCCAGAGATTCAGGGCTGGATAGTCGTCATCATCGGCATTGTCGCTCTTCTTGTCGACGCGCTAACGGCCTTGCTCACCTGGTCGATGCAAAAACATAGTGTCAACATTCGGGCTCTCTTCCTGCACAACCTGTCTGATGCGTTTGCGTCCATCGCGGTGATCATTGGGGGCTCGCTGATTCTGCTTTACGATATGCGCTGGGTAGACCCCGCGATTACGATCGGTATTGCACTCTATATTCTCTATCTTGCCTTTACGGAGATAGGTACCCCTATCCGGACACTGATGCTGGGCTCGCCACCCGATGTCGATGGTCAATCAGTCATTGATCTCCTGCGCAGCGTCGAAGGGGTTGAGGATGTGCATCATGTTCACCTATGGCAAATGCAGGAGAATACCGCCGCACTTGATTGCCACGTGGTGACGACGGAAGAAGGCTGGCAGCAGCTCGAGGCGATCAAGGCGGATATCAAGGCTCAACTGAAAGCGCGCTTTGACATTGGCCACTCCAGCTTGGAATTCGAGCATATTGATCATGCGCACGAGGGAGCCAATCTTTATGGGCATGGATGA
- a CDS encoding DegQ family serine endoprotease, with product MSLALLLMLSTPVLAEPRLPDFTELVDKAAPAVVNISTSRKIERSMTSSRQFGGQEVPEIFREFFGDRIPMPPGGAPNRNEEPRQSLGSGFIFDEDGYIMTNAHVVKGADKILVRLNDRRELEAELVGADEKTDVAVLKVDTDNLPTLELGNSDDLQVGQWVAAIGSPFGFDHSVTSGIISAINRTLPQDVYVPFIQTDVAINPGNSGGPLFNLDGEVVGINSQILTRSGGYMGLSFAIPIDVALDVANQLREEGYVSRGWLGVSIQPVSKDLAESFGMEQAEGALIAQVEPGSPAAKGGIKAGDVILEVNSQEVDHSTTLPRLVGQTSPGEEVDLRVLRDGQRERITLEVGEWPDAGPEQSDGDSVRLGIAVQPLTEMEKRRLGIEHGVRIAKVDPTGLAAAAGIRPGDVLVSLGQQSIESPQQLTELLANLPDDQTVPVLLNRDGRAYFVALRVGNGD from the coding sequence ATGAGCCTAGCTTTACTCTTGATGCTGTCGACGCCAGTCCTCGCCGAGCCACGGCTGCCAGACTTCACGGAACTGGTCGACAAGGCCGCGCCAGCCGTCGTCAACATCTCCACCTCACGGAAGATCGAGAGGTCCATGACGTCCTCTCGGCAGTTTGGGGGGCAGGAGGTGCCGGAGATCTTTCGAGAGTTCTTCGGTGACCGCATCCCGATGCCACCCGGCGGTGCGCCCAATCGCAATGAGGAGCCACGTCAGTCACTGGGATCGGGCTTCATCTTCGATGAAGACGGCTACATCATGACCAACGCCCACGTGGTCAAGGGCGCCGACAAGATCCTGGTGCGACTAAACGACCGTCGCGAACTCGAGGCCGAGCTCGTGGGGGCCGACGAGAAGACTGATGTGGCGGTGCTCAAGGTCGACACCGACAACCTGCCTACCCTGGAGCTGGGCAACTCCGACGACCTTCAAGTCGGCCAATGGGTCGCTGCCATCGGCTCCCCCTTCGGCTTCGACCACTCGGTGACCTCCGGCATCATCAGCGCTATCAACCGCACCCTGCCCCAGGACGTCTACGTTCCTTTCATCCAGACCGACGTGGCGATCAACCCGGGCAACTCCGGCGGACCGTTGTTCAACCTTGATGGCGAGGTTGTGGGCATCAACTCCCAGATCCTGACCCGCAGCGGCGGCTACATGGGCCTCTCCTTCGCCATTCCCATTGATGTGGCGCTGGACGTGGCCAACCAGCTCCGCGAAGAGGGCTATGTGAGCCGCGGCTGGCTGGGCGTCAGCATACAGCCGGTATCAAAGGACCTGGCGGAGTCCTTCGGCATGGAACAGGCCGAGGGTGCCCTGATCGCCCAGGTCGAGCCCGGCAGCCCTGCGGCGAAAGGCGGGATCAAGGCAGGTGATGTCATTCTCGAGGTCAACAGTCAGGAAGTAGACCACTCCACCACGCTGCCGCGCCTGGTCGGTCAGACGAGTCCTGGTGAGGAGGTCGACCTCAGAGTGTTGCGCGATGGCCAGCGAGAGCGCATCACGTTAGAGGTCGGCGAGTGGCCGGATGCTGGCCCCGAGCAATCCGATGGCGACTCGGTTCGACTCGGCATCGCGGTCCAGCCCTTAACCGAGATGGAGAAGCGCCGGCTCGGTATCGAGCACGGGGTGCGCATTGCAAAGGTCGACCCGACCGGCCTCGCCGCGGCAGCCGGTATCCGCCCCGGCGATGTACTCGTCAGCCTAGGCCAGCAGTCGATAGAGAGCCCGCAACAGCTGACGGAGTTGCTGGCCAACCTGCCGGACGACCAAACGGTGCCGGTTCTGCTCAACCGCGACGGCCGTGCCTACTTCGTGGCCCTGCGAGTGGGCAATGGCGACTGA
- a CDS encoding LexA family transcriptional regulator, producing MPHDTLIPAHPEPPSLPLPFPLPLTRAGLSGFPSPAQDYEGRTLDLNERLVKRPASTFFMTVTGDSMEALGIGAGDLLVVDSAIDPRPGHILVASVEGELVVKRYELLGHRPYLTSGNPDYRPIPAADLECQAWGVVKAVVHEYSV from the coding sequence ATGCCACATGACACCCTGATCCCGGCTCACCCGGAGCCACCGTCGCTGCCGCTTCCGTTTCCTTTACCGCTGACACGGGCGGGGCTATCGGGCTTTCCCAGCCCCGCCCAGGACTACGAAGGGCGCACCCTGGACCTCAACGAACGCCTGGTGAAGCGTCCGGCCTCAACCTTCTTCATGACGGTGACTGGCGACAGCATGGAGGCGCTGGGTATCGGCGCAGGCGACCTGCTGGTGGTCGACAGTGCCATCGATCCACGACCGGGACACATTTTGGTGGCCTCGGTCGAGGGTGAGCTGGTGGTGAAGCGCTATGAACTGTTGGGCCATCGCCCCTACCTGACCTCGGGTAATCCTGACTACCGCCCGATCCCCGCCGCAGACCTGGAGTGCCAGGCCTGGGGCGTGGTGAAGGCGGTGGTGCATGAGTATTCGGTCTAG
- a CDS encoding HEPN domain-containing protein, translating into MEPIEQFRVNIDAARKYLDMYRELRQLRNLGVRGPLNAGNKYLLWLPRASIVSSMSSLDAYVHQVLYRYIPQFLKQADSIPEKLGDMVVRVSPIKNASHVGGAIQYVRSPTGPERLADAIRENVLNFQAYQAPDKVVEAYRVIGVTDVIQEVADRWRGPNTDRGHIASRLERYAKRRNQIAHEGDLDNNHEPREITPELGATCVDFIENVVSRMDQISINPNQ; encoded by the coding sequence ATGGAGCCAATTGAGCAATTCCGAGTCAATATCGACGCGGCAAGAAAATATTTGGATATGTACAGAGAGCTCCGCCAGCTCAGGAATTTGGGAGTTAGGGGGCCGCTGAATGCGGGTAACAAGTACCTTCTATGGCTACCGCGTGCCTCGATTGTTAGTTCCATGAGTTCTCTTGATGCCTATGTCCATCAAGTTCTCTATCGTTATATTCCACAGTTTTTGAAGCAAGCGGATAGTATCCCGGAAAAACTAGGCGACATGGTTGTTCGAGTGTCGCCAATTAAGAACGCATCTCATGTTGGAGGTGCTATTCAGTATGTACGGTCTCCGACTGGCCCGGAGCGGCTAGCGGATGCAATTCGTGAGAACGTTCTTAATTTTCAAGCTTATCAGGCGCCGGACAAAGTTGTTGAAGCTTATCGAGTTATCGGTGTTACAGATGTAATCCAAGAGGTCGCAGATAGATGGCGAGGGCCAAATACCGATAGAGGCCATATTGCCAGCCGATTAGAAAGATATGCTAAACGACGCAACCAAATAGCTCATGAAGGCGATCTAGACAATAATCATGAACCCCGTGAAATCACTCCAGAACTTGGAGCAACCTGCGTAGATTTTATTGAAAACGTAGTGTCGCGCATGGATCAGATTTCAATTAATCCTAATCAGTAG
- a CDS encoding histone-like nucleoid-structuring protein, MvaT/MvaU family: MSFLNTYLQKEQQFKQLQEELKKMENDERLKAELDFKNRLETLMREFDKSAADVIKLLDPTQDTGKASSSATKTGRAKRKLKVYQNPHTGETVETRGGNQKTLKAWKEEYGAETVEGWLVKTED; this comes from the coding sequence GTGTCATTTCTCAATACTTACCTGCAGAAAGAACAGCAGTTCAAGCAGCTTCAGGAAGAGCTGAAGAAAATGGAGAACGATGAGCGCCTCAAGGCCGAGTTGGACTTCAAGAACCGCCTCGAGACCCTGATGCGTGAATTTGACAAGTCCGCCGCCGACGTCATCAAGCTGCTGGACCCGACCCAGGACACCGGTAAAGCCTCCAGCAGCGCCACGAAAACGGGCCGGGCCAAGCGCAAGCTGAAGGTCTACCAGAACCCCCACACTGGCGAAACCGTCGAGACCCGCGGTGGCAACCAGAAGACTCTGAAAGCGTGGAAAGAAGAATATGGTGCTGAGACAGTCGAAGGCTGGTTGGTGAAAACAGAAGACTGA
- the radC gene encoding DNA repair protein RadC has translation MNHRKLKAGEVAGTYDITAPITEAELLGIAQAFAKRKLARGRKITQPGLAFDYLQVLFQGYEHEVFSALFLNSQHRVIHFETLFRGTIDSASVYPREVVKRALAHNAAAVIFVHNHPSGDPEPSDADRRITQRLKDALALVEVRVIDHIVVGGEGCESFAERGYL, from the coding sequence ATGAACCACCGCAAGCTAAAGGCCGGCGAAGTCGCCGGCACCTATGACATCACCGCCCCGATCACCGAGGCGGAGCTGCTGGGCATCGCCCAGGCGTTTGCCAAGCGAAAGCTGGCCAGGGGGCGCAAGATCACCCAGCCGGGACTCGCCTTCGACTACCTGCAGGTGCTGTTCCAGGGCTACGAGCATGAGGTGTTCAGCGCCCTGTTCCTCAACAGCCAGCATCGCGTCATCCATTTCGAGACGCTGTTCCGGGGCACCATCGACTCGGCCAGCGTCTATCCACGCGAAGTGGTCAAGCGCGCATTGGCCCACAACGCCGCGGCGGTGATCTTCGTCCACAACCATCCCAGCGGTGATCCAGAGCCCAGCGATGCCGACCGGCGCATCACTCAGCGCCTCAAGGACGCGCTGGCTCTGGTCGAAGTGCGGGTCATCGACCATATCGTGGTCGGTGGCGAAGGCTGCGAGTCCTTTGCGGAGCGGGGATACCTGTAA
- a CDS encoding lambda exonuclease family protein has protein sequence MQILTLEQGTPEWHAARLGIITMSELKTLLVKGKGPAGFGAGALSYMHQLIGERITGEPSDAFSGNAHTQRGHELEPVARELYQEATGLPWLEQVGIILNHGVGYSPDCLVDSNGLVEIKTKLPKYQIELLLADELPQEHVAQCQGGLWVSDREWIDFVSYWPGMPLFVKRAYRDEVMIRTLAERVEAFYEELERRMALVMAA, from the coding sequence ATGCAGATTCTGACACTGGAACAGGGCACGCCCGAGTGGCATGCAGCACGCCTCGGCATCATCACCATGTCCGAGCTGAAGACCCTGCTGGTCAAGGGCAAAGGGCCGGCTGGCTTCGGCGCCGGCGCGCTGAGCTACATGCATCAACTGATCGGTGAGCGCATCACCGGCGAGCCCTCCGATGCCTTCTCGGGCAATGCCCACACCCAGCGCGGCCATGAACTGGAGCCGGTAGCCCGCGAGCTCTACCAGGAGGCCACCGGCCTGCCCTGGCTGGAGCAGGTCGGCATCATCCTCAACCACGGTGTGGGCTATTCGCCCGACTGCCTGGTGGACAGCAACGGCCTGGTGGAGATCAAGACCAAGCTGCCCAAGTACCAGATCGAGCTGTTGCTTGCCGACGAGCTACCCCAGGAACACGTGGCGCAGTGCCAGGGCGGCCTATGGGTCAGCGATCGGGAGTGGATCGACTTCGTCAGCTACTGGCCGGGCATGCCGCTGTTCGTGAAGCGGGCCTACCGGGACGAGGTGATGATCCGCACCCTCGCCGAGCGGGTCGAGGCGTTCTATGAGGAACTGGAGCGCCGCATGGCGCTGGTGATGGCGGCCTAA
- a CDS encoding ERF family protein, whose protein sequence is MATPIHPDANGKTPVTQPLQESTAIIQVIERAALNPEVDIDKMERLLQMQERVLDRQALMAYSAAMAAMQTELPSIAERGQGNNGAYATLEDIVDTLRPIMQKHGFAVSFRIQTQERAIQVTGVLMHQDGHREETSMLLPADTSGSKNAVQAFGSSTSYGKRYVLCALLNITTRGQDDNGHAAAPVKLITPFQAGQIRQLIAICPPATQEWFVGKYGEAKQVPRSDFDKLRASLQKRAQPNRQRH, encoded by the coding sequence ATGGCCACTCCCATCCACCCCGATGCCAATGGCAAGACACCCGTCACCCAGCCCCTTCAAGAAAGCACCGCGATCATCCAGGTGATCGAGCGGGCCGCCCTCAATCCCGAGGTCGACATCGACAAGATGGAGCGTCTGCTGCAGATGCAGGAGCGCGTGCTCGACCGCCAGGCGTTGATGGCCTATAGCGCCGCCATGGCAGCCATGCAGACCGAGCTGCCGAGCATTGCCGAGCGAGGCCAGGGCAACAACGGCGCCTACGCCACGCTGGAGGACATCGTCGACACCCTGCGCCCGATCATGCAGAAGCACGGCTTCGCGGTGAGCTTCCGGATCCAGACCCAGGAGCGAGCCATCCAGGTCACCGGGGTGCTGATGCATCAGGACGGTCACCGCGAGGAGACCAGCATGCTGCTGCCGGCGGATACCAGCGGCAGCAAGAACGCCGTGCAGGCCTTCGGCTCCTCCACCAGCTACGGCAAACGCTACGTGCTGTGCGCCTTGCTCAACATCACCACCCGGGGCCAGGACGACAACGGCCATGCCGCGGCCCCGGTGAAGCTGATCACGCCCTTCCAGGCGGGTCAGATCAGACAGCTGATCGCCATCTGTCCTCCTGCCACCCAGGAATGGTTCGTCGGCAAGTACGGCGAGGCCAAGCAGGTGCCGCGCAGCGACTTCGACAAGTTGCGCGCCTCCCTGCAGAAGCGGGCACAGCCCAACCGTCAACGTCACTGA
- a CDS encoding DUF932 domain-containing protein produces MAHQIEHMAYVGDIPWHGLGQQLSRHQPLEVWRQQAGMDWHIEASPVRFIADGAGHLGSIHSFPEQKVLYRSDTRAPLSVVSQRYKVVQPEEVLEFYRDLTEYAGYELETAGVLKGGRKFWALARSGLGTALKGQDQVNAYLLLATSCDGSLATVATPTSVRVVCNNTLTIAVDGMAQGVKVPHSTEFDPQRVKQQLGISVSQWDDFMYRMKTLAERKVSQEEIKTYFQSVICNAEAPLDDPSKLPNVRALNRVQKLFHGEGRGARLCTAQGTAWGLLNAITEYVDHDKRARSNDYRMDSAWFGQGASLKDKALASAMALVG; encoded by the coding sequence ATGGCACATCAGATCGAACACATGGCTTACGTCGGCGATATCCCCTGGCATGGCCTGGGGCAGCAACTGTCGCGTCATCAACCGCTGGAGGTCTGGCGGCAGCAGGCCGGCATGGACTGGCACATTGAGGCCTCCCCGGTGCGCTTCATCGCCGATGGCGCGGGCCACCTGGGCAGCATCCACTCCTTCCCGGAGCAGAAGGTGCTCTATCGCTCGGATACCCGGGCCCCGCTGTCGGTGGTCTCCCAGCGCTACAAGGTGGTCCAGCCCGAGGAGGTGCTGGAGTTCTACCGCGACCTGACCGAGTACGCCGGTTATGAGCTGGAGACCGCCGGCGTGCTCAAGGGCGGGCGCAAGTTCTGGGCGCTGGCCCGCAGCGGCCTGGGCACCGCCCTCAAGGGCCAGGACCAGGTCAATGCCTACCTGCTGCTGGCGACCTCCTGTGACGGCTCGCTGGCGACAGTGGCGACCCCGACCTCGGTACGGGTGGTCTGCAACAACACGCTGACCATCGCCGTGGACGGCATGGCTCAGGGCGTAAAGGTGCCGCACAGCACCGAGTTCGATCCCCAGCGGGTCAAGCAGCAGCTGGGCATCTCGGTCTCGCAGTGGGACGACTTCATGTACCGCATGAAGACCCTGGCCGAGCGCAAGGTCAGCCAGGAGGAGATCAAGACCTACTTCCAGTCGGTGATCTGCAACGCCGAGGCGCCACTGGACGATCCTTCCAAGCTGCCCAACGTGCGGGCGCTCAACCGCGTGCAGAAGCTTTTCCATGGCGAAGGGCGTGGCGCCCGGCTGTGCACCGCCCAGGGCACCGCCTGGGGCCTGCTCAACGCCATCACCGAGTACGTCGACCATGACAAGCGCGCACGCAGCAACGACTACCGCATGGATTCAGCCTGGTTCGGCCAGGGAGCCAGCCTCAAGGACAAGGCCCTGGCGTCCGCCATGGCATTGGTCGGCTGA